The sequence below is a genomic window from Nicotiana tomentosiformis chromosome 6, ASM39032v3, whole genome shotgun sequence.
cgtcactaccttctcagtttcttatttatttatgttactttctgagttggttgtactcatgctacaccctacacttcatgtgcagatccaggtgtatttgatcacggaggtcattgagttcgtgcgcgatcgagtaccggagactacgaggtagctgtcggcgtccgcaaaccttgtccctccttctatgttttccttcctttttgtattgatacttagacactgttttTATCAGActagatatctagatgctcatgactcagtgacaccccgatgtcgggctattatgtttgcacttatgttcttttttttgggttttaccctcatttgttttttgaaaaacTCCGGTTGTTTTAAATGtcttagttcatttctgttaaattttgaaagtgttttggaaaggtcggcttgcttAGTATCACGaaaggcaccatcacgacgggttaggttttgggtcgtgatatttttagacattcCTATCACCTATTGTAAGCTTTCTTGCTAAATATTGGTCTTGCTTTCTCTGTTTCTATATAAATGAAAAGCATAAACCTTCAAGTATACGATGTATGTTGCTATTTCTCAAAAACCTTATGGATCGATATGAATATTTTAGTTGTAGACTTGCAGCATAAAATCTTTTTtgagatataaaataaaatttgatatttgaagaagataaaataaatttttgtagACACCCATTGTTTTAACTCGCATCAATTTCTAATAAAATTGCAGATATTTTTAAAGCAAAACAGGTTATTCTgttgtattttttaaaaaatattttgcttatttttttttaaaaaactaagAAATTACATTGAACAATATATTTTCTTCTAGTGTACGTAATTTCATTTTTTCAACCTCTGGTGAAAAAAATACATAATTTCATTTTTTAGAATTCCATTAAattattttagaaactttatGATGGTTATATTATCTTTGTTTAGTAGTGATGTATTTGGTTAtttgtatatttatttaaaagtattTCCTTATTGTTTGTGTAAATGTATATAAACATATCTTGAATACATGATTTTTCCACttgttgaaattaaaaaaatatacaaaaatttagTCAGAATGAAGAAAACTTTGAAAATTGTTGTCTTCAATGAGAATCAGTTGTCAAGTTGATGTATCGGTAGAAAAAAGGTGTCACACGTGGAACCTTACTGAGCTGACAAAGCAAGATACATGGAATAATGGTGAAGTGACAACTGGCGTATTCCATTAATGAAATTAATGGAGCAAGGAAGATGCAGAGTAAACACCTAAGAGACAGTAAAGAACAAATGACAGAGCCTAAACAAATATTGAAGAGGCACGAGCGGAATGAATCAAGACCAAAAACAAAGAAGATTCATAAACCAACAGTAAATAAGGAAAGGGAATCAGAGTCGTTACAAGGCCTTTACAGTTACGAATGTGTCAGTTATGATTATCAACCATAACGAGCAATTAATATCATTAATGCGGGAAAACGTTATAATTGGATACTCCTATATAAGGATATAGAATCTCGCTTGTAAGGACAAGTTCTGAGCACTATTGAAATATACTTACATTTTCTTGCTTCAAAAAAGCCTTCTATGTAATTGGAGGGATAGATTATCATTCCATTCCTTATCTCTTTTTTACTAATTCacattgctatttttatttcttttcaagcggatTGTTGAGGAAGCAAGGTATtatttggttatcagtaacccgatttcTTCTAAATATAGGCTTTGACCAACGATcctattttttggttaaacaaaatGGTTCTGTTATCGGAAATCTGATAATCTCTTTACTTTCCAAATCCTTCTTTCTCAAAACTAAATTATGTCGACTGGTAACGACAATAACCAACTTAACCTTCAAGTGGGAGCATCACCACATCACTCTCCAACAGAATCCCCTCGCCAGTCCCGAGGAGGATCACTTGAGAGATCCACATCGCACGCTAATGATCAACAAGGTGATGAACAAACCGTAGAACAAGACGTTCTATAAAAGTTGATTGCGGAACACGTTAATAATGCTCTTTTGGACTTTGTTAGGGGGTTGCCTAATATGCCGAAAATCCCTCCACCAGCCAATACGACGACTTTAGAAAACCCACGCTCGGGGATCGATAATTCTGGAAGTGGAGGAGTTCCTAATGAATCCCGTGACGGGAGGTTAGGTATAACTAATAACTCAGTTATACAAAGTTTGGTACTAACTTTGCAAAAACAGTTGAAAGAGCAGAATGATCGCATAGACCAAATACCAGGTGTACCTCCCGTAATAAAATATGTGGATATTGATAAGTATTCGCAGCAACCTTGGAAGCCAAGTGCAGCTCCTCTGCCAATTTCTAAAAAGTTCAAAATGCCTAATATTCCAAAGTAAGATGGGACAACCGACCCACGAGATCATTTAACTGCGTTTACAACTGGCGTAAAGGTcaatgatttaaccaagcaggAAATTGAATCAGTTTTGGTAAATTTTTTTGGAGAAACACTCATGAAATGGGCATTAACATGGTTTTCTGTTTTACCTGAAAACTCTATTAATTgttttgctgagcttgcagattcaCTCATAAAAGCACATTCGGAAGCTCAGAAGGTTGAAAAAAGGACGGAAGACATCTTTAAGGTAAAACAAGGAGATACAGAGTTACTCAGGGACTTTGTGGATAGATTTCAATGTGAAAGGATGATGCTACCACTAGTACCTGATAATTGGACAGCTATGGTGTTTGCAAGCAATTTAAATGAAAAAAGTCCAGAAGTCACGAGATGATGTAAGGAAAATTTACGAGAATTTTCTGCTACAACATGGAATGATGTGTACAACAGGTACAACACAAAGCTGCGGATAGAAGAAGACACGGTTACATAGTCAAGGGTCAATGAAAGAACAAGTTCGAACGTTCAGAATCTGAAAAAAAGTCCGGGAAACACAGGTACGAACCTTACATGGGACCTGCGGGATCGGATTCACGGTCTAAATATGAAAACATACGGTCTAACCCTAGATCAAGGCAGAAATATGCGGGTTCATCATCCAGGTTCAGAAAAGGACGAGATGCCCGAGGCAGTAGATTCTGACACAGATGCAAGGATTGGAGATTACAGTTTCAATGTCAGCACTTTCGAGTTGGTGGCTATTTTAAGAAGTATGGGAGATAAGGTACGGTGGCCTAAAGAAATGAGATCAAGCCCTAGCAAAAGAAATCCAAATTTCTGGTGTGAGTTTAACAACGATCATGACCATAAAACAACAGATTGTAGATTATTACAAGGTGAAGTTGAGCATTTATTAAAGCAGGGTTATTTAACTGACTTGCTCAGTGAGAAAGGCAAGCAATCCTATATGAAGAATAGACAAGAGCCTCTAAAACCTCCGTCTCCAAAGAGAAGAGTCAATGTGATAAGCGGGGGAGAAGAGGTCAATGGTGTGACATATACAGCTACAAAAAAGACATCGAAAGTCATGATTACTCATGGAAAGCGAGTTTGCCATGTTTTGGATGAAGACAGTATAACATTTGATGATGCAAATGCGGATGGCTTGTTAATTTCTCATAATGATGcgctggtaatatctttacttgtacatgatactaatgtaaaacgcgttttgattgatccaggtagctccgtAAATATTCTTCTTCTAAGGGTGGTGAATAAAATGCAAGCTGACGACAAGGTGGTACCAAAAGCACGATCTTTGTCTGGATCTGATAATTCAAGTGTTATAATGAAAGGGAAAATAATGCTTACCATATTTGCAGAAAAAGTTATCAAGGATACGAAATTTCAGGTGATAGACACTGACATGGCTTATAATATGATTCTTGGAAGGCTATGGATTCATAATATGGACGTTGTACCATCTACATTACATCAAGTTATTAAGTTTCCTTTGCAATGGGGGATTCGACAAATTCGTGAAGATCAACAGGCTTCTAAAAGTATCAATTTAGAGGTGGATTCAAGCACAACAAATGATGTTACAAATGAGAAATAGCAACTACAAAATTTAGTGGAGGATATAGTAATACAAACCTCAACTGAAAGCGTTTCAGGACAGACAGATATAGATTCGAGACCCGATGTTATTCAAGAACCAGAAGAGAatgaaaacatcaaaataactaTTGAAGAACTCGAGGCTATCATACTATTCAAGCACTGGCCAGACAGAAAAGTTTACATCGGAGCAAAACTGAGCCCGGAAATAAAAGGTAAATTAGTCAAATTTTTAGAAGCTAACACACATTGCTTTTCTTGgtcgcattcagatatgacaggtataccaccGGAGGTGATGACCCACAAACTGAATGAAGATCCATTGTACCCCTCCTCCCCCTCCCAGtcaagcaaaagaaaaagaagcaagggtccttcaaaaatcaagtgattTAGGATGAGAtacaaatttttttaaaaatcggatcaatacgagaggtaaagtacccaaactggttagctaatactgtggtagttccaaaaaagaatggaaaatggCGGGTTTGCGTAGATTATATTGATCTAAATAAAGTTTGTCCAAAATATTCATTTTctttaccgcatatagatcaaTTAATTGATTCTACCGCAGGTCATGAGCTGTTAAGTTTTTTAGATGTATATTTAGGTTATAATCAAATAAAGATGGATCCCCTAGATGAATAAAAAACTTCATTTACTATATTTATGGGgacttattgttacaaagttATGCCCTTTGGTTTAAAAAATGCTGGGGGCACGTATCAAAGATTGGTAACTAAAATGTTTCAAGAACACCTGGGAAAGATTAGGGAAGTCTACATTGGTGATATGTTAGTCAAGTCAACATAAGTAGGGGATCATTTTCAACACCTTTCAAGCACTTTTGAAATTCTCcgcaaatacaatatgaagctaaatcTAGAAAAATGTGCTTTTGACGTGGCTTTAGGTAAGTTTTTAGGCTTTGTTGTTTCTAACAGGGGCATTGAGTGAATCCTGCACAAATCAAAGCCATTGAGGAGATACCTGACATACTCATGAGCAAAAAAGAGGTGCAGAGGTTAATAGGGAGGATAACAGCTCTGGAAAGATTTATTTCCAAATCTTCAGAGAAacattttaaattcttttcagtattgaaaaAGTAAAACCAATTTGAGTGGACTGACGAATATCAACAAGCTCTCAAAAATCTAAAATCATATTTGTCAAATCTACCCCTACTGGCTAAACCGAAGGATGGAGAAAGGCTACTCATTTATCGTGCTGTATCAGAAATAGCGGTAAGTGCAGTATTAGTGCGAGAAGATAGAGGTAAACaatctccaatttattatgttagtaaatctttgTTGGATGATGAAACACTATATCCTCACTTGGAAAAACTTTCTTTAGCATTAATTATGGCATCTAGAAAGTTGAGaccttattttcaatgccatcctatCTCTCTAGTAGCTGCTTTTTCTCTAAGGAATATATTGCATAAACAAGAACTATCTAGTAGGTTAGCTAAATGGGCAATAGAACTCTGTGAATATGATATTATATATCATCCTATGAACTACAATAAAATAACAAGTTTTAGCAGATTTTGTGACAGATTTCAGCACAAATATAGTTCCTGAAGCAGAAAAAAAGTACATGTATTTACCGGATCTAATCCGGGGACTTGGATCTTATTTACTGATGGCTCCTCGAATGTTAAAGAAGTGGGTTTAGGTATTGTTTTAATCCCACAT
It includes:
- the LOC104087395 gene encoding uncharacterized protein, whose protein sequence is MRVHHPGSEKDEMPEAVDSDTDARIGDYSFNVSTFELVAILRSMGDKVRWPKEMRSSPSKRNPNFWCEFNNDHDHKTTDCRLLQGEVEHLLKQGYLTDLLSEKGKQSYMKNRQEPLKPPSPKRRVNVISGGEEVNGVTYTATKKTSKVMITHGKRVCHVLDEDSITFDDANADGLLISHNDALVISLLVHDTNVKRVLIDPGSSVNILLLRVVNKMQADDKVVPKARSLSGSDNSSVIMKGKIMLTIFAEKVIKDTKFQVIDTDMAYNMILGRLWIHNMDVVPSTLHQVIKFPLQWGIRQIREDQQASKSINLEVDSSTTNDVTNEK